The following coding sequences lie in one Arachis stenosperma cultivar V10309 chromosome 5, arast.V10309.gnm1.PFL2, whole genome shotgun sequence genomic window:
- the LOC130980305 gene encoding uncharacterized protein LOC130980305, producing MSFNKNVGNKSGMVEFVGPNGEVFICRSDVEISLSHQDALIELGCCCKNDLALVHYACALKWFINHGSTICEICGHIANNIRISDFNKVVGSVKEYESLRERTVSGDPGPHVHANNNTGVDPDAVAAIRRQRLSEIALWFCPHNTSSINNNSIADTVSQPSNFVTEDAGPAQSPATKWAVEGTGILLATGLLTITLAWLIAPRVGKIHKI from the exons ATGTCTTTTAACAAAAATGTTGGAAACAAATCTGGGATGGTGGAATTTGTAGGCCCTAATGGGGAGGTTTTCATCTGTAGAAGTGATGTGGAGATTAGTTTGTCTCACCAAGATGCATTGATTGAACTTGGTTGCTGTTGTAAGAATGACCTTGCTTTAGTACACTATGCTTGTGCACTCAAGTGGTTTATTAATCATGGATCAACAATTTGTGAAATATGTGGACACATAGCCAATAATATCAGAATCTCTGACTTCAACAAGGTTGTTGGTTCTGTGAAAGAATATGAATCCTTGAGGGAGAGAACTGTCAGTGGGGATCCTGGTCCTCATGTTCATGCAAATAATAATACTGGCGTTGATCCTGACGCTGTGGCTGCTATCCGGAGGCAAAGGCTAAGTGAGATTGCATTATGGTTTTGTCCTCATAATACCAGTAGTATAAACAACAATAGCATTGCCGACACAGTTTCACAG CCTTCAAATTTTGTTACTGAAGATGCTGGCCCTGCACAGAGTCCTGCAACCAAGTGGGCCGTGGAAGGCACAGGGATCCTGCTTGCTACTGGCCTGCTTACAATCACCCTTGCGTGGCTGATAGCTCCTCGAGTTGGAAAGATACATAAGATTTAA